A segment of the Chloroflexota bacterium genome:
CGGGTTGTAACCCAACGCCACCAGCCCTCACGACAGTCGGCAAAAATGTCACTTCTTACACCGACACCAATAATAACAATGGTTTTGGCCCAGGAACTTGGGTTTATGAAATTAGACCGTTTAAAGATGGTGGTGCCGAACTAAATTGTTCTGATTATCCTAATGTGATTGCTACTCCAACCCCAACTTCTACCCCCACTCCCACTCCGGTTCCGGTTTGCACATTGATTCTTTCTCCGGATTCCTTGACCTTGGAAGAGGGGGGAGAAGGGCCGCAGGTAGCCAGTGTCACCACCAGCGGAACAGTTAACCGGGTTTGGTTTTTCTCGGAAAATACCGGGGTGGCAACCGTTGACCCGGCCAATGATTGGAGTAAGAGCAGCAAGGAGAGTCCATGAGCCAGGTATACATTGCACGGTGCACGGACTATACGTCAGAGCGGGTGGAGGCCGCGGTGCGGGCCAGCGTGGACGCATTGGGCGGTATGCGCGCCTTTGTGTCGGCAGGGCAGCAGGTGGTCCTCAAGCCCAACCTGCTGCAGGCCCAACCGCCAGAGCGGGCCATCACCACTCACCCGGCGGTGGTGCGCGCTGTGGCCCGTTTGGTGATTGAGGCTGGTGCCAAGCCCATTATCGCCGACAGCCCTATTGGGCCTCTCACTGTGCCAATTTTGCATCGCACTTACCAGCGCACTGGCCTCGCTCTCGTGGCGGAGGAAACCGGCGCGGAACTGAATTACGATACGAGCGCCGTGCGCCTCTCCCACCCCAATGGTAAGTTGATCAAAATGGCGGACATCCTGCGCGTTGTGGCCGAGGCTGACGCCATCATCTCCCTGCCAAAACTCAAAACCCACAACTTCACCGTCTTCACCGGCGCTACGAAGAACCTTTTCGGCACCATCCCTGGCATTGCCAAGGCTGGTTACCACACGGCTCTGCAAACGGTGGAGCGATTTTCGGATATGCTTCTGGATTTGATGGACCTCTGCCGCCCTGTGCTCACGGTTATGGATGCCGTGGTAGGAATGCACCGTGACGGCCCTTCAGGCGGTGAGCCAATCCAGATTGGCCTTATCCTGGCCTCTGCCGACGGCGTGGCACTGGATGTGGTCGCCACGACCCTGGTTGGTCTCTCACCATTGGATGTGCCGCCACTGCGAGCGGCTGTGGAGCGCGGGCTGACAGCCGGGCGAGTGGAAGACATCGAGGTGTTAGGTCTATCGTTAGAGGAAGCACGCGTGGAGGGCTTTGTTCCATCGCGCACTGGGATAGGAAGTAATGCTCTTGTCGCTCGACTGCCTGCAATAGTTCGCGACCGTGTCAGCCGTCAACTGGTCGCCACGCCCCGCGCTGGGCCGAACTGCATTGGTTGCGGCCTCTGTGCTCAAAACTGCCCGGTGGGGGCTATCACCATGGTGGGTGGCCGGGCGCGTATGAAACTGGACTCCTGCATCCGCTGCTATTGTTGCCACGAGGTTTGTCCCGAAAATGCAGTGGAATTGCATCGGCCCTTCCTGACGCGCGTGCTCAACCGGTAGCGGTGATTTCTTGCACCAGTCCGAGCACCCACTCCATCCCCTCTCGGAAGAAGGACTCGCTGTCGTTGTAAAGGAAATCGGGCTCAAAGACGATTGGGCAGCGCGGATGTATCTCCAAGACGATTCGCAGTACCGTCGGGATATCAATCCAGCCGTCGGCCGGATCGAGGGAGGGATGTACAGGTACATGGCGGAACTTGCGCCAGGCACTTATCCCCCGCGAGTTCCAGAGATGTAGCGCCCTGGTGTGTGGAGCCAGCACTTCGACTTCTTTGAGATAATCTGTGCCGTAGAGATCGGCGTGATGGAACAAGTGGCCAATGTCCAGACATATTCCGAGTGGCGGGAGGTCCTGCGCGATGGCAGCCCAATCCTCTGGTCTTTCGATGTCGGGGTCATAGCCCGCGTATTCCAGCAAAATAGGCACGCCGTATTCTTCCACCATCTCCGCTAACCGCTCGGCACTCCGCATAGCCAGGGACAGCGCTTTCCTGCGGCCTAAGTCGCCAGACACACCACCTCCGAAATGCAACACTACGTACCGCGCCCCCCAATCCTGCGCCAGGCTCAGGTTCTCCTCAATGAGCGCGAGGGCACGCTCGCGCACCTCCCGTTCGGGGTGGATACATAGACCCAGGAGAGGCGGGTGGGGATAATCGGGTGGGCAGGTCAATGGGTGGTGGATGCTAGTGGGCAGATGGTCAGTTCGTACGCGTTGTTCTAATTTTTCCAAAGCGGGAGGACGGAAATTGAAAGCCTCCCAATGATAGAGGCCGGGGTTGAGCACGTCTTCCATCGTGGCTTTGCTGCGGACAAAGGCCGGAAAATCGAAGTCCGGACCAGGCAAGCCGGCACCCAGATCATCGTGAGTGGTCACGGCCATCCCTCTGCCAGCGCCACGCACTCCCTCGCCGTCCCTTCCACCCGCACACCGCGTATCAGGTAGCCATCTTGTACTAGCCGGTTCACTGTAGCCTCGAGATAACTCTGCTCCCAGCCAAATAAGTGCACGAGTACCTGCTCTTCTACTGCCAGTACATTCTCCAGGTACTGCCGTAGGATAGTCTGCATCGCCTCGCGACCGCTGATGCGCTGGGCCTGTTCGACGACCTCGGGGAAGCGGCGAGTGAATAAATCATAGACGTAACAATAACCCCAAGCGTTTGCGTCTGAGATGCCCACTTTCGCGATCTTGAAATCGGCTTGCAATTCGCGGATGGCACGATCGAAGCGACTCATGTTCGTTTTCCCCGCCAGCAGTGCCTCCCGCCGCAACTGGCTGGTGGGCATGGCCCCGCCCTCTAATAGCGCCTCGTAGATCCGCCGCGCCTCGTCGCTCAGCCGGCCGTCGCGGTATTGCTGCAGGTACTCGTAGGGGTCGCCATAGTTCTCGGAGAGGGCGTAGAAATGGGGCAATAAGCGCAGGGAGATGAGCGTGGGTTTCTTGCGCACTACCTTGCCGTAGTAAAAGCACTTGCGCTCCGGCAAAGAATCCTTCCACGTCCAAGTCAGGTCAAGCGCGTAGTCGTTGTGATGGTCCGGCAGAGGCCGTTCGCTGCCGTTGATGGCTTCCCACAGGTTGGGCATAGGGGCGTACTCGTCAGGGAAGAGGGAGCAGAAGCCCACCTCATCCACAAAGCGAACAGCGTCGTCCTCAGTGCGCAGGGCGAGGTCAGGGCGACGGTGAAAACGTCGCTCGCGCCAGGCCGTGATCTGTTCAGCAGTGAGTTTCACGGTCATGACATCAGTCTAGCCGGACCAGGAATTCATACCTGACCTTACTCTTTGCACAAGATTAGGACGGAAAGTTGTGGCAAAACTCAACCTACAAATTCACCGATCAATGTCTTCCCCGCCAGTTCCTCGGGACTCATATCCTTGGCCCGGGAAATGGGCACGCAGGTCTCTTTGAAATGACGCAGCATCCTCGCCGGGGTGGGCAGGTCGTTGCGCCGACCGAACTGGGTGGGGCACGAAGAAAGAACCTCCACAAAGGCGAAGCCCTTATGCAGCAGCGCCTTCTGGAGAGCCTTGATGAGCGGACGGATATGCCAGACGGAATAGCGGGCCACGTAGGAGGCCCCCGCCGCAGCAACCAGTCTTGAGAGGTCGAAAGGTGGCTCGGGATTGCCCTTCGGCGTCGTGGCGGTCATAGCACCGAGGGGTGTAGTGGGTGTCACTTGCCCACCGGTCATACCATAGATACTGTTGTTAGCGCAAATCACAGTCATATCCAGATTGCGCCGTGCGGCGTGGATCAGGTGATTACCGCCAATAGAGGCGATGTCGCCATCACCGCCGATGACTACCACGTTGAGTTTCGGGTTGAACAGCACAGCGCCAGTAGCGAAGGCTACCGGACGGCCGTGGGTGACGTGTAGCGTGTCCGCATTGAAATGGGGGCTGGGTATCCAGCCGCCGCAACCGATGCCGGAGACAAAGAGCATGGAATCCATGTCCAATCCGAGTTCGTCAATGGCACGCAGGATGGCGCCCATCAGGATGCCGTGCCCACAGCCGGGGCAGAAAGGAGTTGGGAAAGATTTAGGGCGAATATACTTGAGAATGGATGCAGTAGAACCTAGTGGTACAACCATTAGCCCAAATTCCCCATTGCCACCAGGATTTCGTCCGACGTAATCACTTCGCCATCGGTTTTGTGATAGCCCACAGCGTTGGGGGCCACGCGCTGGACCTCGCGCAGCACTTGTCCCCGATTCATCTCTGCCACCAATACATAACGCGCTCCTGCGGCCGTCTGGCGCACTTCGTCTTCAGGAAAAGGCCACAGGGTTCGCAGCCGCAAAAGGCCTACTCGCCGCCCAGCCTCCCTTGCTTCCCGTGCCGCACCTAAAGCGCTGCGAGCGGTGAAACCGAAGGAGACGAGTAATACATCCAACTCTCCGTTGCAGAGATAGCGCTCGACGGCGGTTACCTCGTCTAAGTGATTTCGCACTTTACTGACCAATCGTTCTACCAGTGAGGCCTGGGCGTGGGCGTCTGAAGTGCGCCGGTAACCCCACTCGTCATGGGTGGAGCCAGTAACAAGCAACCGAGCCCCCTCGCCGAAAGCAGGCATGGGCGGCACCTCGGAACTCCCAAACGGCGGGCTCCCCACCTCTTTTTCGCGGTGATACACTCGCGTGAGCGGTGGCACCGCGAAATTCTCGCGCAAGTGGCCCACTGCTTCATCGCTCAGCAGGATCACGGGTACGCGGAACCGCTCCGCTAAGTTGAAGGCGCGAATGGTCTCGGTGTACATCTCGCTCACGGACCAAGGAGCCAGGACGATGATCTCGTAGTCGCCATGTGCGCCCCAGCGGGCCTGCATCACGTCACCCTGGGCGGGACGGGTGGCCTGTCCCGTGCTGGGCCCGGCGCGTTGCACATCCACTACCACGCAAGGAGTCTCGGTGATGAGAGCATAGCCGATGTTTTCCAGCATCAGGCTGAGGCCCGGCCCCGACGTGGCAGTCATAGCCTTCGCCCCAGCCCACGCTGCACCGATGACCGAGGCCATAGAGCCGATTTCGTCTTCCATCTGAATGAAGACGCGCCCCTCGAGATCCGCAAATCGGCGGCAGATGTGCTCCATGATTTCGCTGGCTGGGGTGATAGGGTATCCCGCGTAGTAATTGCAGCCGGCGGCGATCGCCCCTTCGGCGCAGGCCTCGTCGCCCTGCATGAAATGAGCGCCCGGCTTCAGAATGCTCGGCACTTCGGTCCAACCCACACTCAAGCCTCCTCAGTTACAGTGATGGCCAGGTCAGGGCAAAGCAGTTCGCACTGCATACAAGCGGTGCAGTCCTCGGGCCGGGCGACGACTACGGGATGGAAGCCGCGCAGGAAAGTTTGCTGGTCGGATTCCAGGACGTGGCGGGGGCAGACCTCGATGCAAATATGACAGCCTTTGCACCAGGCTGAGTTGATTTCGACCTTATTTGGCACTGAATCTACTTCTTCAGGCGTTTACGGAACTCCTCAGTCAGCGCCGGCACAACTTCGAAGAGATCGCCCACAATGCCGTAAGTTGCGACATTGAAAATGGGTGCCTCGGGGTCTTTGTTGATGGCCACGATGACCTTGGAAGTTTGCATACCTGCCAGGTGCTGGATGGCCCCCGAAATGCCACAGGCAATGTATAGGTCCGGGCGCACCGTGCGTCCCGTCTGCCCGACCTGATGGGCGTAGGGTATCCATCCCGCGTCCACTGCCGCACGCGAGGACCCGACGGCTCCACCTAACACCTCTGCCAGTTCACGGATGGGCTTGAATCCCTCGGGGCCGCCCACGCCGCGCCCACCCGACACGATGATCTTGGCGTCGGCCAGGTTGACTTCGCCCTCCTCGACAATGAAGTCCACCACCTTGCTGGCGATCTCCGCCTCAGACATCTTGGGCTTGAGGCGCACGATCTGGCCTTCGCGGGTACTATCCGGCTGGGGCATTTCGAACACGCGGTGGCGCACCGTGGCCATTTGCGGCCGGTGATTGGGACAGATGATGGTGGCCATAATGTTGCCGCCGAAAGCCGGACGGGTCTGTTTG
Coding sequences within it:
- a CDS encoding DUF362 domain-containing protein, translated to MSQVYIARCTDYTSERVEAAVRASVDALGGMRAFVSAGQQVVLKPNLLQAQPPERAITTHPAVVRAVARLVIEAGAKPIIADSPIGPLTVPILHRTYQRTGLALVAEETGAELNYDTSAVRLSHPNGKLIKMADILRVVAEADAIISLPKLKTHNFTVFTGATKNLFGTIPGIAKAGYHTALQTVERFSDMLLDLMDLCRPVLTVMDAVVGMHRDGPSGGEPIQIGLILASADGVALDVVATTLVGLSPLDVPPLRAAVERGLTAGRVEDIEVLGLSLEEARVEGFVPSRTGIGSNALVARLPAIVRDRVSRQLVATPRAGPNCIGCGLCAQNCPVGAITMVGGRARMKLDSCIRCYCCHEVCPENAVELHRPFLTRVLNR
- a CDS encoding sugar phosphate isomerase/epimerase, which gives rise to MTTHDDLGAGLPGPDFDFPAFVRSKATMEDVLNPGLYHWEAFNFRPPALEKLEQRVRTDHLPTSIHHPLTCPPDYPHPPLLGLCIHPEREVRERALALIEENLSLAQDWGARYVVLHFGGGVSGDLGRRKALSLAMRSAERLAEMVEEYGVPILLEYAGYDPDIERPEDWAAIAQDLPPLGICLDIGHLFHHADLYGTDYLKEVEVLAPHTRALHLWNSRGISAWRKFRHVPVHPSLDPADGWIDIPTVLRIVLEIHPRCPIVFEPDFLYNDSESFFREGMEWVLGLVQEITATG
- a CDS encoding winged helix DNA-binding domain-containing protein; this encodes MTVKLTAEQITAWRERRFHRRPDLALRTEDDAVRFVDEVGFCSLFPDEYAPMPNLWEAINGSERPLPDHHNDYALDLTWTWKDSLPERKCFYYGKVVRKKPTLISLRLLPHFYALSENYGDPYEYLQQYRDGRLSDEARRIYEALLEGGAMPTSQLRREALLAGKTNMSRFDRAIRELQADFKIAKVGISDANAWGYCYVYDLFTRRFPEVVEQAQRISGREAMQTILRQYLENVLAVEEQVLVHLFGWEQSYLEATVNRLVQDGYLIRGVRVEGTARECVALAEGWP
- a CDS encoding 2-oxoacid:acceptor oxidoreductase subunit alpha — translated: MQGDEACAEGAIAAGCNYYAGYPITPASEIMEHICRRFADLEGRVFIQMEDEIGSMASVIGAAWAGAKAMTATSGPGLSLMLENIGYALITETPCVVVDVQRAGPSTGQATRPAQGDVMQARWGAHGDYEIIVLAPWSVSEMYTETIRAFNLAERFRVPVILLSDEAVGHLRENFAVPPLTRVYHREKEVGSPPFGSSEVPPMPAFGEGARLLVTGSTHDEWGYRRTSDAHAQASLVERLVSKVRNHLDEVTAVERYLCNGELDVLLVSFGFTARSALGAAREAREAGRRVGLLRLRTLWPFPEDEVRQTAAGARYVLVAEMNRGQVLREVQRVAPNAVGYHKTDGEVITSDEILVAMGNLG
- a CDS encoding 4Fe-4S binding protein, producing MPNKVEINSAWCKGCHICIEVCPRHVLESDQQTFLRGFHPVVVARPEDCTACMQCELLCPDLAITVTEEA
- a CDS encoding 4Fe-4S binding protein, with the translated sequence MLKVDTDLCTGCGACEVVCPFGAVKVIDGVAVANENCTACGACIPECPVEALSLPERAEVAAPSLDAYQGVWVWVEQFNGQAGSISWEMMGQGRKLADQRNTALTACVLGSDVEHIAKEAIWYGADRVFLLDDPSLAVYRTAPYADALVSLVKEYKPEIFILGASSRGRDLAGAVATQLFTGLTADCTGLEIDPETGLLKQTRPAFGGNIMATIICPNHRPQMATVRHRVFEMPQPDSTREGQIVRLKPKMSEAEIASKVVDFIVEEGEVNLADAKIIVSGGRGVGGPEGFKPIRELAEVLGGAVGSSRAAVDAGWIPYAHQVGQTGRTVRPDLYIACGISGAIQHLAGMQTSKVIVAINKDPEAPIFNVATYGIVGDLFEVVPALTEEFRKRLKK